The following are encoded in a window of Planctomycetaceae bacterium genomic DNA:
- a CDS encoding HEAT repeat domain-containing protein has protein sequence MSHSLWHKYRRPLAIAGITASGMLAISVITLRADSVADLSRQLQNSDPQVRYEAAKQLEELGPNAHAAVNELAVTMSDEDPKVRYRSAKAAVQNGRTGSSGGAFADGRPEGSGADVRYYCAKALYKIGEAAEPARDAVAAALSDEDADIRRYLVKALSEIGEEHEPSMRAVEKLLKDPSQEVRKAAKDALEDMQD, from the coding sequence ATGAGCCATTCATTATGGCACAAGTACAGAAGACCCCTTGCCATTGCCGGGATTACAGCGAGTGGTATGTTGGCGATCAGCGTCATCACGCTGCGTGCGGATTCCGTAGCTGATCTTTCTCGCCAACTGCAGAACTCAGATCCTCAGGTCCGTTACGAAGCAGCAAAGCAGCTCGAAGAGCTGGGCCCCAACGCTCACGCCGCCGTCAATGAGCTGGCCGTCACGATGTCGGATGAAGATCCCAAAGTCAGATATCGATCTGCAAAAGCTGCTGTCCAGAATGGGAGAACTGGCAGCAGCGGCGGTGCCTTCGCTGATGGAAGGCCTGAAGGATCCGGAGCCGACGTCCGTTACTACTGTGCGAAAGCACTCTACAAGATCGGTGAAGCCGCAGAGCCCGCAAGAGATGCTGTTGCAGCCGCACTGTCGGATGAAGATGCGGACATTCGTCGCTATCTGGTGAAGGCACTGAGCGAGATCGGCGAGGAACATGAACCGTCGATGCGGGCAGTGGAAAAACTACTGAAAGATCCCAGTCAGGAAGTTCGAAAGGCAGCGAAAGATGCTCTTGAAGACATGCAGGACTAA
- a CDS encoding glycosyltransferase family 4 protein, producing MNFNTLKVGYVVKRYPRFSETFVVNEILAHEAAGLPIEIFSLRPPVDTHFQDLISRVRSPLTYLSCGRIRTNELWDAINRCAAVHPGTFVAMDGLQREDSLDVYCGLQLAIEVEQRGINHLHAHFATSAAAVARIAARLAGITYSITAHAKDIFHDSVSTEDLAVKIHDSSATVTVSDFNLRFLTRLFPHFRDRVVRIYNGMHLSDFPFQLPINRPARIVAVGRFVEKKGFGDLIDACAILRDRNVSFECILVGSGDLEHALAAQIQRQQLSSHVVLAGPCPQREVKHLIQNSAVMAAPCVLGADGNRDGLPTVLLEAMALGTPCVSTDVTGIPEVIRHNETGLLVAQNAPEYLANALQLLLQDADMRKRLATAARQMVECEFDVVRSTEQLRAMFGESAGRIQQPFSEARSQLALSSP from the coding sequence ATGAACTTCAATACTCTGAAAGTCGGCTACGTCGTCAAACGTTATCCGCGATTCTCTGAAACCTTCGTCGTCAACGAGATTCTCGCTCACGAAGCGGCCGGGCTTCCCATTGAAATCTTTTCTCTGCGGCCTCCCGTGGATACCCACTTTCAGGATCTGATTTCAAGGGTCAGGAGCCCCCTGACGTACCTCAGCTGCGGGCGTATCAGGACGAACGAATTGTGGGACGCAATAAATCGCTGCGCTGCGGTTCATCCGGGGACATTCGTTGCCATGGATGGCCTGCAACGTGAAGATTCACTGGATGTCTATTGCGGCCTGCAGTTGGCAATCGAGGTCGAACAACGTGGAATCAACCATCTGCACGCTCACTTCGCGACCAGCGCTGCCGCCGTGGCAAGAATTGCGGCTCGACTGGCAGGTATCACGTATTCCATAACAGCTCACGCTAAAGATATTTTTCACGATAGTGTCAGTACGGAAGATCTTGCTGTCAAAATCCATGACTCTTCTGCAACAGTCACTGTGTCAGATTTCAATCTTCGCTTTCTGACACGTCTGTTTCCGCATTTCAGAGATCGGGTTGTGCGTATCTACAACGGGATGCACCTGAGCGACTTCCCGTTTCAATTGCCCATAAACCGTCCCGCTCGAATCGTGGCTGTCGGTCGGTTCGTAGAAAAGAAGGGCTTTGGTGATCTGATTGATGCGTGTGCCATTCTGCGAGATCGCAATGTTAGTTTCGAATGCATACTGGTTGGAAGTGGTGACCTGGAACACGCTCTTGCCGCACAGATCCAGCGTCAGCAACTGTCCAGTCACGTCGTCCTGGCAGGTCCCTGTCCGCAGCGCGAAGTCAAACACCTGATCCAGAATTCAGCGGTAATGGCCGCGCCTTGCGTGCTGGGCGCAGACGGCAATCGCGATGGGTTGCCTACCGTGCTGCTCGAAGCCATGGCCCTTGGAACTCCCTGCGTGTCCACGGATGTCACCGGAATTCCGGAAGTCATTCGCCACAACGAAACCGGGTTGCTTGTCGCTCAGAATGCCCCCGAATATCTGGCGAACGCACTGCAGCTGTTGCTGCAGGATGCGGACATGCGAAAACGTTTGGCTACGGCTGCTCGGCAAATGGTCGAATGTGAGTTCGACGTCGTCCGAAGCACGGAACAATTGCGAGCGATGTTTGGTGAATCCGCCGGCAGGATCCAGCAACCCTTCTCAGAAGCCCGCAGTCAATTGGCTTTGAGCAGTCCGTAA
- a CDS encoding DUF1559 domain-containing protein: protein MWQAGTETAVGQTNPIFFCPSRRSPQTVTTTDNYTPALTGSTIKRALCDYAAANRDGSGVVQRFVPRRIRDVTDGTSNTLLVSEKRLNQAFLGQEQDDDNEGYTAGWNSDTLRSTEKVPLPDFSGLGDGDDRFGSSHPGAFVAVLTDGSTRNISYSIDGHLFRNIGDIRDGEVVSEY, encoded by the coding sequence GTGTGGCAGGCCGGAACAGAAACGGCCGTTGGTCAGACGAACCCCATATTCTTCTGTCCGTCCAGACGCAGTCCACAAACGGTGACAACAACTGACAACTACACGCCTGCTCTGACGGGTTCAACAATCAAGCGGGCACTATGTGATTACGCAGCTGCCAATCGCGATGGGTCCGGAGTTGTCCAACGATTTGTGCCGCGCCGAATTCGTGACGTGACTGACGGAACATCAAACACACTGCTTGTCAGCGAGAAACGCCTGAACCAGGCATTCCTCGGTCAGGAGCAGGACGACGACAACGAAGGCTACACGGCCGGATGGAACTCCGACACATTACGCAGTACGGAGAAAGTTCCGCTCCCCGATTTCAGCGGACTCGGGGACGGCGACGATCGCTTCGGGTCGTCCCATCCGGGTGCATTTGTCGCCGTACTCACCGATGGCTCGACTCGCAACATCAGCTATTCAATCGACGGTCACCTCTTTAGAAACATTGGTGACATCCGTGATGGAGAAGTGGTCTCAGAATACTGA